Proteins encoded within one genomic window of Jiangella mangrovi:
- a CDS encoding DUF58 domain-containing protein produces the protein MNDALSGLTRRGWAFLAVGGGAIVAAVLAGQRDVLRVGLLLAVIPAISLVVALRSRVRLAASRSVEPPRVSVGERATVHLRLANSARIPTGVLLVEDSIPFTLGARPRFVLDHVWSRFRRDVTYAIDPVVRGRYKVGPLTVRVTDPFGMVELKRAFSDVGTLIVTPTVHKLPPVRLVGEWSGSGESRPRAIAAAGEEDATIRAYRIGDDMRRVHWRATAHHGELMVRREEQPWQSRATILLDTRTAGHTGEGIDSSLEWSVTAAASMGVHLAERGYAVRLATDHGSSVSTNWHDPASGPGDAKVSLLDALAVVQPQRDASVGRWPDLLSGADAATGLLVGVFGRLSEQEARVVASLRQGSTAALAVVLDVMTWTSLGENTREQVRLTGAVQVLRSAGWNVIVAKRGEHLTTLWERLGLQRPAVTAPVVEPAGATAATAPSGREVR, from the coding sequence ATGAACGACGCGCTGTCCGGACTGACGCGGCGCGGCTGGGCCTTCCTGGCCGTGGGCGGCGGCGCCATCGTGGCCGCCGTCCTGGCCGGTCAGCGCGACGTGCTGCGGGTCGGCCTGCTGCTCGCCGTCATCCCCGCCATCAGCCTCGTCGTGGCGTTGCGCAGCCGGGTCCGGCTCGCGGCGTCGCGCTCCGTCGAGCCGCCACGGGTCTCCGTCGGCGAGCGGGCGACAGTGCACCTGCGGCTGGCCAACTCCGCCCGCATCCCCACCGGCGTCCTGCTGGTCGAGGACAGCATCCCGTTCACCCTGGGCGCGCGGCCGCGGTTCGTCCTCGACCACGTGTGGTCCCGGTTCCGCCGCGACGTCACGTACGCCATCGACCCCGTCGTGCGCGGGCGGTACAAGGTCGGCCCGCTGACGGTCCGGGTCACCGACCCGTTCGGCATGGTCGAGCTCAAGCGCGCGTTCAGCGACGTCGGCACGCTCATCGTCACGCCGACGGTGCACAAGCTGCCGCCCGTCCGGCTGGTCGGCGAGTGGAGCGGCAGCGGCGAGAGCCGGCCGCGGGCCATCGCCGCCGCGGGTGAAGAGGACGCCACCATCCGGGCCTACCGCATCGGCGACGACATGCGCCGCGTGCACTGGCGGGCCACCGCGCACCACGGCGAGCTCATGGTCCGGCGCGAGGAACAGCCCTGGCAGAGCCGCGCCACCATCCTGCTCGACACCCGCACCGCCGGGCACACCGGCGAGGGCATCGACTCCTCGCTCGAGTGGAGCGTCACGGCCGCCGCCTCCATGGGCGTCCACCTGGCCGAGCGCGGCTACGCCGTCCGGCTCGCCACCGACCACGGCAGCTCCGTCTCCACGAACTGGCACGACCCCGCCAGCGGACCCGGCGACGCCAAGGTCTCGCTGCTCGACGCGCTCGCCGTCGTCCAGCCGCAGCGCGACGCCTCCGTCGGGCGCTGGCCCGACCTCCTCAGCGGCGCCGACGCCGCCACCGGCCTGCTGGTCGGCGTGTTCGGCCGGCTCAGCGAGCAGGAGGCGCGGGTCGTCGCGAGCCTGCGACAGGGCTCCACGGCGGCCCTCGCCGTCGTCCTCGACGTCATGACCTGGACCTCGCTGGGCGAGAACACCCGCGAGCAGGTCCGGCTCACCGGCGCCGTCCAGGTGCTGCGCAGCGCCGGCTGGAACGTCATCGTCGCCAAGCGCGGCGAGCACCTGACCACGCTCTGGGAGCGTCTCGGCCTGCAGCGTCCCGCCGTCACGGCCCCCGTCGTCGAGCCCGCCGGCGCCACCGCGGCCACCGCCCCCAGCGGACGAGAGGTGCGTTGA